One genomic segment of Effusibacillus pohliae DSM 22757 includes these proteins:
- a CDS encoding beta-galactosidase translates to MKQGKFIIHGEDTFLYGGEMHYFRVPKQEWEQRLDLLIEAGCNLVSTYVPWVWHEMEEGVLDLTGQTRGERDLQGFLKLIKEKGLYCIVRPGPYVMAEVRYHGIPNWLLDRYPEVIAKTRGGKEHPTKVVSYRHALFLEKVEKWYKAVNEIIAPMQISQNGPVIMYQLCNEIGMLHWVSNTSDFNPDTLRRFAAYLERKYQSIERFNAEYGLQETSFWGFVETFQKGLSDEYPPFHYEWRKFWREYLKDYVGDLRTFALQSGIDVPFIINVHGFKDYSIYSRGVDYPIGLSQLYKTAEFSDVVVAGDFYPGHIGYDTYHDLVLSSTYTRAISNKEQPLFSAEFQSGRLADRPRLYPQDLDLNTRTCVAHGMNALNYYMFVGGENYGDIGLFGRRHEWQAPIDANGNIRPNYEKAQHLGKVLQAVGKRLLNAPKKVHTFVGFNPDDYMTEVIDEREKRMIEEIIDKREHFAFDGILRLLVGANIHFEAVDLLKEIRVEEVPTLWVFSCRYMDRGLQKRLASYVKNGGKLVLYPEIPIMDLQGKACRILADELQLGKWEVVREIDTVDVLNIDSVMVKQRLRFIEFDGEAIASFTRNGKSEVAAYVKQAGSGKIVVLGLAMGQDYGYQLGVIKEIAKLIGVVGHLSSTNPDLSLVERCNEKDSFLFLNNYDEVEQRAVIYENGLPLFDGEEVVIPPRSGAIFVRDFDLAEGLTIEYATVEIVDLKQTDQTLTLTVQPVGGQGTIRIRTNGSWKSGNDGTAEGSSIVQKITASATIKFHRTQHTQHS, encoded by the coding sequence ATGAAGCAAGGGAAATTTATCATTCATGGCGAGGATACGTTTTTATACGGCGGGGAAATGCATTATTTCCGCGTGCCGAAACAAGAGTGGGAACAACGTTTGGATTTGTTAATCGAAGCCGGCTGCAATCTTGTCAGCACCTATGTGCCCTGGGTGTGGCACGAAATGGAAGAAGGCGTGCTGGATCTCACTGGACAAACGAGAGGGGAACGGGACCTACAGGGATTTTTGAAACTGATCAAAGAAAAAGGTTTGTATTGCATCGTTAGGCCCGGCCCGTATGTAATGGCTGAAGTTCGCTACCATGGCATTCCGAATTGGTTGTTGGACCGCTATCCGGAAGTGATTGCAAAAACGCGCGGCGGCAAGGAACATCCGACAAAGGTGGTATCGTATCGACACGCGCTGTTTCTTGAAAAGGTGGAAAAATGGTATAAAGCCGTCAACGAAATCATTGCACCGATGCAGATTTCACAGAACGGACCGGTGATTATGTATCAATTGTGTAACGAGATCGGGATGTTGCATTGGGTTTCCAATACGTCCGATTTCAATCCAGACACGCTGCGGAGGTTTGCCGCTTATTTGGAAAGGAAGTATCAATCGATCGAGCGTTTTAATGCCGAGTACGGACTACAAGAAACTTCTTTTTGGGGATTTGTCGAAACGTTTCAAAAAGGCTTGTCCGACGAATATCCTCCGTTTCATTATGAATGGAGAAAGTTTTGGCGCGAATATCTGAAAGATTATGTCGGAGATTTACGAACATTTGCGTTACAGAGCGGGATTGACGTTCCATTTATCATTAATGTGCACGGATTTAAAGATTATTCCATTTACAGCCGCGGTGTTGACTATCCGATCGGTCTGTCACAGCTCTATAAGACAGCCGAGTTTTCTGATGTGGTTGTGGCTGGCGATTTTTATCCCGGTCATATCGGTTACGATACTTATCACGATCTGGTTCTGAGTTCGACTTACACGAGGGCGATCTCCAACAAGGAACAGCCGTTATTTTCTGCAGAGTTCCAGTCTGGGCGCCTGGCCGACCGGCCGCGATTGTACCCGCAGGATCTCGATCTGAACACCAGAACTTGTGTCGCACATGGGATGAATGCGTTGAATTATTACATGTTTGTAGGTGGCGAGAACTACGGGGATATCGGTTTGTTCGGCAGACGCCACGAATGGCAGGCGCCGATCGATGCAAACGGGAATATTCGGCCCAACTATGAAAAAGCGCAACATCTTGGGAAAGTGTTGCAGGCTGTCGGGAAAAGGCTTTTGAATGCTCCCAAAAAAGTGCACACTTTCGTTGGTTTCAACCCGGACGATTATATGACGGAAGTTATTGATGAGCGGGAAAAACGTATGATCGAGGAAATCATCGACAAACGCGAGCATTTTGCTTTTGATGGAATCTTACGCTTGCTGGTAGGAGCCAACATTCATTTTGAGGCCGTTGACCTGTTGAAGGAAATACGGGTAGAAGAAGTACCCACCTTATGGGTGTTTTCCTGCCGATATATGGACAGAGGCTTGCAAAAACGGCTTGCTTCTTATGTAAAAAACGGCGGAAAACTCGTTTTATATCCGGAAATTCCAATAATGGATTTGCAAGGAAAAGCTTGTAGGATATTGGCTGACGAATTGCAGTTGGGCAAATGGGAAGTGGTTCGGGAAATCGATACTGTCGATGTCCTAAATATCGATTCGGTGATGGTCAAACAACGTTTGCGTTTTATCGAATTTGACGGTGAAGCCATAGCTTCGTTCACCCGCAATGGAAAATCGGAGGTTGCCGCATATGTGAAACAAGCCGGTAGCGGCAAGATCGTTGTCTTGGGATTGGCAATGGGACAGGACTACGGCTATCAGCTTGGCGTTATCAAAGAAATTGCCAAGTTGATCGGTGTAGTCGGCCACCTATCCTCGACAAATCCGGATTTGTCACTGGTTGAACGATGCAATGAAAAAGACTCTTTTCTATTTCTGAACAATTACGACGAAGTCGAGCAGAGAGCGGTCATTTATGAGAACGGCTTACCGCTCTTTGACGGGGAGGAGGTGGTGATTCCCCCTCGTTCGGGTGCGATTTTTGTACGGGACTTTGACCTGGCCGAGGGACTGACGATTGAGTATGCGACGGTGGAAATCGTGGATTTAAAACAAACGGATCAGACATTGACCTTGACGGTTCAGCCTGTTGGCGGACAAGGAACGATTCGAATCAGAACAAATGGAAGTTGGAAGTCGGGGAATGATGGAACGGCGGAAGGGAGCAGCATCGTACAGAAAATTACGGCATCGGCAACAATAAAATTCCACAGAACGCAACATACGCAACACAGTTGA
- the hyfB gene encoding hydrogenase 4 subunit B produces MDGLDLGAVLFGASLVFFLFGGLGAISTSGKPKMANFVSHSGAFFGGLAGALAAIRVLVTGKTMFLSSWRIVPDVVLTFRVDLLSAFFLLIISVLSVAVSVYSIGYVTEYYGKKNVGLLGTGLNLFLLSMVAVVTVDNGITFLLAWELMSLVSFLLVMYEHEKPDVRKAGFVYVTMTHFGTAFLILSFLTLFLFAGSFEFDAFQKVSPQLPVLPKNLVFLMFLIGFGTKAGLIPLHIWLPRAHPAAPGHVSALMSAVMIKTAVYGFLRVGYDVLGGGPAWWGAVVLGFGVISALVGILYGLAENDMKRFLAYSSAENMGIIFMGIGTSLLFYAYHHPVPGALALTAALYHAMNHAIFKGLLFMGAGAVLYAAHTKNVNQLGGLIRRMPWTAVLFLIGGVALSALPPFNGFMSEWATFQSLLHLAFDLENPWWKGIGGLSAALLGLTGALVAGGFVKHFGVAFLAMPRTKKAEQAREVPVSMRLGMAMLAIGSLLLGIWPGFALRVTEGIVGRYFGTKVTGDAIFYVPFTEGSGEALSLAAVLLAFTGLLLVSFVFLHLWVGKSKNQVAETWNCGTPLQPSMAYTGTSYSHPVLMIFQWLYRPRRRVEVRGEYTYYPKRIQHRLQIDSVFESMLYRPLVQIAVFLSQRVRMIQNGNLQSYLAYMIATLILLLLLVR; encoded by the coding sequence ATGGACGGACTCGATCTGGGGGCAGTTCTGTTTGGGGCATCTTTGGTCTTTTTCCTATTTGGCGGATTGGGGGCCATTAGTACAAGTGGCAAACCAAAGATGGCGAACTTCGTTTCTCATTCAGGTGCATTTTTTGGCGGACTTGCAGGGGCGCTTGCGGCGATCCGTGTATTGGTTACGGGAAAAACGATGTTCCTTTCTTCATGGCGCATTGTTCCTGATGTTGTTTTGACCTTCCGGGTCGATTTGTTGTCAGCGTTCTTTTTGTTGATCATTTCTGTCCTGTCCGTCGCCGTTTCTGTCTATTCCATCGGGTATGTAACCGAATACTATGGGAAGAAAAATGTAGGGTTGCTGGGTACGGGACTCAATTTGTTTTTGCTCTCCATGGTAGCGGTCGTTACAGTCGATAACGGAATCACCTTCTTGCTGGCGTGGGAACTGATGTCCCTTGTTTCCTTTCTGCTTGTGATGTACGAGCATGAAAAACCGGATGTTCGCAAGGCGGGATTCGTATATGTTACGATGACGCATTTCGGCACGGCCTTTCTCATTCTCTCGTTTTTGACCCTGTTCCTGTTTGCCGGCAGTTTCGAATTCGACGCGTTTCAGAAGGTCTCGCCGCAGTTGCCGGTTTTGCCAAAAAACCTTGTTTTCCTGATGTTTCTGATCGGGTTTGGCACGAAAGCGGGCTTGATTCCCCTCCATATATGGTTGCCGAGAGCTCATCCCGCGGCACCCGGCCATGTGTCCGCCTTGATGTCGGCGGTTATGATCAAGACCGCCGTGTATGGGTTTCTAAGAGTCGGGTATGACGTTTTGGGTGGCGGACCTGCTTGGTGGGGGGCTGTTGTTCTTGGGTTCGGAGTGATTTCTGCTTTGGTCGGAATTTTGTACGGATTGGCCGAAAATGACATGAAACGGTTTCTGGCATACAGCAGCGCGGAAAATATGGGAATCATCTTTATGGGAATCGGAACGTCTCTGCTGTTTTATGCCTATCATCATCCGGTTCCCGGAGCTTTGGCATTGACCGCAGCCCTTTACCATGCGATGAATCATGCAATCTTCAAAGGCCTGTTGTTCATGGGAGCCGGTGCGGTGCTTTACGCGGCACACACAAAAAACGTAAATCAGCTTGGGGGACTCATTCGGCGGATGCCGTGGACAGCCGTATTGTTTTTGATCGGCGGGGTGGCGCTTTCCGCGTTGCCGCCGTTTAACGGATTTATGAGTGAATGGGCGACCTTTCAGTCGTTGTTGCATCTGGCATTTGATCTGGAAAATCCCTGGTGGAAGGGAATCGGGGGTCTGTCGGCCGCCCTGCTTGGACTGACGGGAGCTCTTGTGGCGGGCGGTTTTGTCAAGCACTTCGGAGTCGCATTTCTCGCAATGCCTCGCACGAAAAAGGCGGAACAAGCAAGGGAAGTTCCCGTGTCGATGCGTCTTGGTATGGCGATGTTAGCGATCGGCTCATTGCTTTTGGGGATTTGGCCAGGATTTGCCCTGCGGGTGACGGAGGGCATCGTTGGACGATACTTCGGCACAAAGGTAACGGGTGATGCAATTTTTTATGTCCCGTTCACCGAAGGTTCAGGGGAAGCTCTGTCCCTTGCTGCAGTTCTTCTGGCTTTCACGGGTCTGTTGCTTGTGAGTTTCGTTTTCTTGCATTTATGGGTTGGGAAAAGCAAAAATCAGGTGGCTGAAACATGGAACTGTGGAACACCTCTGCAGCCATCCATGGCGTATACGGGAACCTCGTATTCTCACCCGGTCTTGATGATTTTTCAATGGCTGTATCGTCCGCGGCGGCGGGTGGAGGTGCGAGGCGAATATACGTATTATCCTAAGCGCATCCAGCATCGATTACAGATTGATTCCGTGTTTGAATCCATGCTGTATCGGCCTTTGGTTCAAATTGCGGTTTTCTTGTCGCAGCGGGTCAGGATGATTCAGAACGGAAACCTGCAGAGTTACCTGGCCTATATGATTGCCACACTCATTCTCTTATTACTTTTGGTTCGGTAG
- a CDS encoding respiratory chain complex I subunit 1 family protein, which yields MTGIGWTIGNALLQTMTLLLVAPLYQGIIKKTKARLQNRIGPSVLQPYHDLVKYLKKDAVISNHASWLTVATPYIVFAAILTAGLFVPAFQADPPFGFVGDMILIVYLFGLARLFTALTALDAGGSFGGMGSSREMALSAIAEPALLLAAFVLFLSGGTTKLDRLIQVLAAREWNWIEPSYALAFVAMLIVVIAETGRIPVDNPDTHLELTMIHEGMLLEYSGRYLGLMMWAAQIKQLLVASLFINLFFPWGLEVSGTADGVFFSFLLYLLKLVGLGVVLAFIETLYAKIRIFKVPKLLLSSMVLSLLAILIRAAE from the coding sequence ATGACAGGCATCGGATGGACGATCGGAAACGCATTGTTGCAAACGATGACACTTCTTCTGGTTGCTCCGCTGTACCAGGGAATCATAAAAAAAACCAAGGCCCGATTGCAAAATCGCATCGGCCCGAGCGTACTGCAGCCATACCACGACCTGGTCAAATATTTGAAAAAGGATGCGGTGATCTCCAATCATGCCTCATGGCTGACGGTGGCAACCCCCTACATTGTGTTTGCCGCCATTTTGACGGCCGGGCTTTTCGTTCCCGCTTTCCAGGCAGATCCTCCTTTCGGATTTGTGGGAGACATGATCCTGATCGTCTATTTATTTGGTTTGGCCCGATTGTTTACGGCGCTCACGGCGCTTGACGCAGGAGGTTCTTTTGGCGGGATGGGATCGAGCAGAGAAATGGCTTTGTCCGCAATTGCGGAACCCGCTTTGTTATTGGCTGCTTTTGTGCTGTTTCTGTCGGGCGGAACGACCAAACTGGATCGGCTCATCCAGGTGCTTGCTGCACGCGAATGGAATTGGATCGAACCTTCTTATGCTCTTGCTTTTGTGGCCATGCTGATCGTTGTGATTGCCGAAACAGGTCGGATTCCGGTTGACAATCCGGATACTCACCTGGAATTAACGATGATTCATGAAGGGATGCTGCTGGAATATTCCGGACGATACCTGGGTTTAATGATGTGGGCGGCACAGATCAAACAACTGTTGGTGGCAAGCCTTTTTATCAATCTCTTCTTCCCCTGGGGCCTGGAAGTCAGCGGGACGGCAGACGGGGTGTTTTTCTCATTTTTGCTGTACCTGCTGAAGCTGGTTGGGCTGGGGGTTGTACTGGCTTTCATTGAGACGCTTTACGCGAAAATCCGTATTTTTAAAGTTCCCAAATTATTGCTGTCCTCAATGGTGCTGTCGCTGTTGGCAATCCTCATTCGGGCAGCGGAGTGA
- a CDS encoding hydrogenase 4 subunit F: protein MGWIWTLLGTPLVTGLLAWRIKNQNVCEKFQLAGAFVTLLAGLAAACQVLTGAPIKGGNGFFYVDALGAFNISLIVLVGFTAALYSIGYMRHEINEQVITEQQCRLYYLWFHLFLFTMLAVSVVDNLGFLWVGIELTTLVSALLVAFYKKGTALEAAWKYLIMGSVGIAFALLGIIFLYLAGSHLLGEDPRALHWSVLSQVAEHLNPKWILVAFLFVLVGFGTKAGFAPMHFWLPDAHSQAPSPVSAVLSGVLLNTALYGIFRVFAIANTTLGGKAGQFLIFFGLLSMAITVPFILVQHDLKRMLAYSSVEHIGIITLGVGIGGTLGLYGAFLHMFNHSMAKSLLFFLAGNINQKYHSKRMDRISGIVQAMPVTGSMFLVATFAIAGAPPFNVFISEFTIMRAGFQAGHLWAAVLFLLLVVLIFAGMVYYVVKMAFGQAPEKLQKKEIDRWSTAALLIPLAAVVVCGLYVPPFLSQTVHQVSQVLQGVHR from the coding sequence ATGGGCTGGATCTGGACGCTGTTGGGAACTCCGCTTGTAACGGGTCTCCTTGCCTGGAGGATCAAAAACCAAAACGTATGCGAAAAGTTTCAACTGGCGGGCGCCTTTGTGACGCTTTTGGCCGGGCTCGCCGCAGCTTGTCAGGTGCTGACAGGCGCTCCGATCAAAGGTGGAAACGGGTTTTTTTATGTGGATGCGCTGGGTGCGTTCAATATTTCGTTGATTGTTCTGGTTGGTTTTACCGCCGCTCTTTATTCAATCGGTTACATGCGGCACGAGATCAACGAACAGGTCATTACAGAACAGCAGTGCCGCCTTTACTACTTGTGGTTTCACCTGTTTCTGTTTACCATGCTGGCCGTGAGCGTCGTTGACAATCTGGGTTTCCTGTGGGTGGGAATCGAATTGACCACGCTGGTCTCTGCATTATTGGTTGCATTTTATAAAAAAGGCACCGCTCTTGAGGCTGCGTGGAAGTATCTTATAATGGGCAGCGTGGGAATCGCGTTCGCCCTTTTGGGGATCATTTTTCTCTATCTCGCAGGCAGCCATTTGCTGGGGGAAGATCCGCGGGCCTTGCACTGGAGTGTCTTGAGTCAAGTTGCCGAACATTTGAATCCAAAGTGGATTTTGGTTGCCTTTCTCTTTGTGTTGGTCGGCTTCGGAACAAAGGCTGGTTTTGCTCCCATGCACTTCTGGCTGCCGGATGCGCACAGCCAGGCGCCGTCGCCGGTGAGCGCGGTTTTGTCGGGGGTATTGCTAAATACTGCATTGTACGGGATATTTCGCGTATTTGCCATTGCGAATACAACCCTCGGTGGAAAAGCGGGGCAATTTTTGATTTTCTTTGGTCTCCTGTCAATGGCCATTACCGTGCCGTTCATCCTGGTACAGCACGATCTGAAACGGATGTTGGCTTATTCAAGCGTGGAACACATTGGGATCATCACGCTGGGCGTCGGCATCGGCGGAACGTTGGGGTTGTATGGGGCGTTCCTGCATATGTTCAACCATTCGATGGCAAAGTCCCTCCTGTTCTTCCTGGCAGGAAACATCAATCAAAAATATCATTCCAAACGGATGGATCGCATCTCGGGAATTGTTCAGGCGATGCCTGTAACCGGCAGTATGTTTCTGGTTGCCACGTTTGCGATTGCAGGGGCTCCTCCCTTTAACGTGTTTATCAGTGAATTCACCATTATGCGGGCTGGGTTTCAAGCGGGCCATCTGTGGGCGGCCGTTCTCTTTCTTCTGTTGGTTGTGCTGATCTTTGCCGGCATGGTCTATTATGTGGTGAAAATGGCATTTGGCCAAGCCCCGGAGAAATTGCAAAAGAAAGAAATCGATCGCTGGTCGACGGCCGCCCTTTTGATCCCGTTGGCGGCGGTGGTGGTCTGCGGCCTGTATGTCCCGCCTTTCCTGAGCCAGACGGTTCATCAGGTGTCGCAGGTTTTGCAGGGGGTACACAGATAA